The Euphorbia lathyris chromosome 2, ddEupLath1.1, whole genome shotgun sequence genome includes a window with the following:
- the LOC136217233 gene encoding carbamoyl phosphate synthase small chain, chloroplastic encodes MELQLVNPWKCQITSLLPCFSQPKKPAFKILTVKCASSLSTDGAATGLADRPWKTSDARLVLEDGSVWRAKSFGATGTQIGEVVFNTSLTGYQEILTDPSYAGQFVLMTNPHIGNTGVNFDDEESRQCFLAGLVIRSLSISTSNWRCTKGLGDYLAERNIMGIYDVDTRAITRRLRQDGSLIGVLSTEQYKTDEELLKMSQSWDIIGVDLISDVSCTTPYEWVDQTNSEWDFNSSARGGEVYHVIAYDFGIKHNILRRLASYGCKITVVPSKWPALETLKMKPDGVLFSNGPGDPSAVPYAVETVKELVGKVPVFGICMGHQLLGQALGGKTFKMKFGHHGGNHPVRNIRHNRVEISAQNHNYAVDPASLPEGVEVTHINLNDGSCAGLAYPALNIMSLQYHPEASPGPHDSDTVFGEFVDLMKQAKQKA; translated from the exons ATGGAGCTTCAACTCGTGAATCCATGGAAGTGCCAAATCACTTCGCTATTACCATGCTTTTCTCAACCGAAGAAACCAGCTTTTAAGATTCTCACTGTTAAGTGTGCTTCCTCTCTCTCCACTGACGGTGCTGCCACTG GTTTGGCAGATAGGCCTTGGAAAACTTCAGATGCTAGACTTGTGCTTGAAGATGGGTCAGTATGGAGGGCCAAGTCATTTGGTGCAACAGGAACCCAAATTGGTGAAGTGGTGTTCAATACATCGTTGACAGG GTATCAAGAAATTCTTACCGACCCTAGTTATGCCGGTCAGTTTGTCCTGATGACAAACCCACATATTGGAAACACTGGTGTAAATTTTG ATGATGAAGAATCAAGGCAATGTTTCCTTGCTGGATTGGTGATAAGAAGTCTGAGTATCAG TACTTCAAATTGGAGATGCACCAAAGGCCTTGGGGATTATTTAGCAGAAAGGAACATCATGGGGATAT ATGATGTTGATACACGTGCAATCACCCGCAGATTGAGGCAAGATGGAAGCCTAATTGGTGTATTGAGCACGGAACAGTACAAAACCGATGAAGAACTTCTGAAAATGTCTCAATCGTGGGACATCATTG GTGTCGATTTGATAAGCGATGTATCATGCACCACCCCTTATGAGTGGGTTGATCAAACAAATTCAGAATGGGATTTTAATTCCAGTGCCAGAGGAGGAGAGGTCTATCAT GTCATTGCATATGATTTTGGGATCAAGCACAATATACTGAGGCGACTCGCATCTTATGGTTGTAAAATCACTGTGGTCCCTTCAAAGTGGCCAGCATTAGAAACTCTAAAGATGAAGCCGGATGGAGTTCTTTTCAGCAATGGGCCTGGGGATCCATCTGCAGTTCCTTATGCTGTTGAAACAGTCAAGGAATTAGTAGGAAAGGTTCCTGTATTTGGAATTTGCATGGGTCATCAGTTGCTTGGCCAGGCATTAGGCGGTAAGACCTTTAAAATGAAGTTTGGCCACCATGGAGGCAATCACCCTGTTCGGAATATCCGGCACAACCGTGTTGAGATTAGTGCTCAG AATCACAACTATGCGGTCGACCCGGCATCACTTCCTGAGGGTGTGGAAGTGACCCACATCAATCTAAACGATGGAAGCTGTGCTGGTCTTGCTTATCCAGCATTAAACATTATGTCACTTCAATACCACCCAGAGGCATCCCCTGGCCCTCACGATTCGGATACAG TGTTTGGGGAATTTGTAGATCTGATGAAACAAGCGAAACAAAAAGCTTAG
- the LOC136217231 gene encoding transcription factor PIL1-like isoform X1, giving the protein MNMMMIRDSDEVAELVYENGQILIRGRSTFQSKKPQPTTTRADVSPSEWLRTSLVPDHSRNFRGDEVPRANIGASTSCSNKIANYPRKDETPSLPDYQSEAPLNFPGRSMEELGSSASEYSLGASNDHTTCYSMETIDEESEYTSSDNEEEEEVRKPKRRRTYSEIHNLSERKRRDKINKKMRVLQALVPNSDKVDKATMLDNAIDYLKSLQLQLQLMTTMGSRYCMMGMGLGMRMPIGVGFGFGQTPYPNAPMLGLSAPRMLPIPAPFTPLTAAPPPTLPIPPNAGSYGSILDFISMNNSLFQESIQVTRESSNH; this is encoded by the exons ATGAACATGATGATGATCAG GGATAGTGATGAAGTTGCTGAACTTGTATATGAAAATGGTCAGATTTTGATCCGAGGAAGATCCACATTTCAATCGAAGAAACCTCAGCCTACGACTACTCGTGCTGACGTATCACCATCTGAATGGTTAAGGACCAGTTTGGTCCCGGATCATAGTAGAAATTTTCGTGGAGACGAGGTTCCTAGAGCTAATATTGGCGCATCAACTAGTTGTTCAAATAAAATAGCTAATTATCCTAGAAAAGATGAAACCCCTTCTCTTCCAGATTACCAATCAGAAGCTCCTCTTAACTTCCCAGGAAGATCTATGGAAGAACTTGGTTCATCTGCCTCAGAATATTCACTTGGGGCATCAAATGATCACACTACTTGTTATTCAATGGAGACGATAGATGAAGAATCAGAGTATACTAGTAGTGAT aatgaagaggaagaagaagtgaGGAAACCCAAGAGGAGACGAACTTATTCAGAAATCCATAATCTTTCTGAAagg AAAAGGAGAGATAAGATCAACAAGAAGATGCGAGTGTTACAAGCACTGGTTCCTAATTCCGACAAG GTGGATAAAGCTACAATGCTTGATAATGCAATTGACTACTTAAAGAGCCTTCAACTTCAATTACAG TTAATGACGACAATGGGAAGCAGATATTGTATGATGGGGATGGGGTTGGGTATGAGAATGCCAATTGGTGTTGGCTTTGGGTTTGGCCAAACACCATATCCAAATGCACCTATGCTTGGCCTTTCTGCGCCAAGGATGCTGCCTATTCCGGCACCCTTCACCCCTTTGACTGCCGCGCCGCCGCCGACACTTCCTATACCTCCTAATGCTGGGTCGTACGGCTCCATTTTGGATTTCATCTCCATGAATAACTCACTGTTCCAAGAATCAATTCAG GTCACAAGAGAAAGTAGCAATCACTAA
- the LOC136217231 gene encoding transcription factor PIL1-like isoform X2, translating into MDSDEVAELVYENGQILIRGRSTFQSKKPQPTTTRADVSPSEWLRTSLVPDHSRNFRGDEVPRANIGASTSCSNKIANYPRKDETPSLPDYQSEAPLNFPGRSMEELGSSASEYSLGASNDHTTCYSMETIDEESEYTSSDNEEEEEVRKPKRRRTYSEIHNLSERKRRDKINKKMRVLQALVPNSDKVDKATMLDNAIDYLKSLQLQLQLMTTMGSRYCMMGMGLGMRMPIGVGFGFGQTPYPNAPMLGLSAPRMLPIPAPFTPLTAAPPPTLPIPPNAGSYGSILDFISMNNSLFQESIQVTRESSNH; encoded by the exons AT GGATAGTGATGAAGTTGCTGAACTTGTATATGAAAATGGTCAGATTTTGATCCGAGGAAGATCCACATTTCAATCGAAGAAACCTCAGCCTACGACTACTCGTGCTGACGTATCACCATCTGAATGGTTAAGGACCAGTTTGGTCCCGGATCATAGTAGAAATTTTCGTGGAGACGAGGTTCCTAGAGCTAATATTGGCGCATCAACTAGTTGTTCAAATAAAATAGCTAATTATCCTAGAAAAGATGAAACCCCTTCTCTTCCAGATTACCAATCAGAAGCTCCTCTTAACTTCCCAGGAAGATCTATGGAAGAACTTGGTTCATCTGCCTCAGAATATTCACTTGGGGCATCAAATGATCACACTACTTGTTATTCAATGGAGACGATAGATGAAGAATCAGAGTATACTAGTAGTGAT aatgaagaggaagaagaagtgaGGAAACCCAAGAGGAGACGAACTTATTCAGAAATCCATAATCTTTCTGAAagg AAAAGGAGAGATAAGATCAACAAGAAGATGCGAGTGTTACAAGCACTGGTTCCTAATTCCGACAAG GTGGATAAAGCTACAATGCTTGATAATGCAATTGACTACTTAAAGAGCCTTCAACTTCAATTACAG TTAATGACGACAATGGGAAGCAGATATTGTATGATGGGGATGGGGTTGGGTATGAGAATGCCAATTGGTGTTGGCTTTGGGTTTGGCCAAACACCATATCCAAATGCACCTATGCTTGGCCTTTCTGCGCCAAGGATGCTGCCTATTCCGGCACCCTTCACCCCTTTGACTGCCGCGCCGCCGCCGACACTTCCTATACCTCCTAATGCTGGGTCGTACGGCTCCATTTTGGATTTCATCTCCATGAATAACTCACTGTTCCAAGAATCAATTCAG GTCACAAGAGAAAGTAGCAATCACTAA
- the LOC136217232 gene encoding uncharacterized protein isoform X2 translates to MYGEGDILRNVDLVDPTSGRISQLFSKVRNLVVRSSTTLDIMLEDHVILTALLKEKATEATKVLSESHWASSCIVTMRRFQETCGGPKEASLVLSYLSGLGKARYISVNKKEFVEGVKVSLSSAPASTISTLDLDFLHLIWTAEKLQQQIGVVDKRYEISRTSALASLKSGNKKVALRYAKEMKLASESREKCTSLLNRVEEVLNAIMNAESTKKVTEAVKIGAQAVKQNRITVEEVDLCLEELEEAIDSQKQIDKAFESTPSYTDIEDEDMEEEFKKLEFEIGTEDLQPPVQGVGVGSTSGLTGNSGTADSLSDAISNLKLHDASTNVSINESSAVAMRTNDLKRTTVEAQLPA, encoded by the exons ATGTATGGTGAAGGTGATATTCTACGAAATGTGGATCTTGTGGATCCAACGAGTGGACGAATTTCTCAGCTCTTTAGTAAAGTGAGAAATTTGGTGGTGAGATCAAGCACAACCCTTGACATCATGCTCGAAGATCATGTCATTCTTACTGCTTTGttgaag GAAAAAGCTACTGAAGCAACAAAAGTTTTATCTGAAAGTCATTGGGCATCTTCATGTATAGTTACTATGAGGAGGTTCCAGGAGACTTGTGGAGGACCAAAAGAAGCATCTTTGGTGTTGAGTTACTTGTCTGGACTGGGGAAAGCACGATATATCTCAGTTAATAAGAAGGAATTTGTAGAG GGTGTTAAGGTATCCCTCTCATCAGCACCAGCTTCTACAATCTCAACCTTAGATTTAGATTTTCTGCACTTGATATGGACAGCAGAAAAGCTTCAGCAGCAAATTGGCGTGGTTGACAAGCGCTATGAAAT ATCAAGAACATCAGCATTAGCTTCTCTGAAATCCGGAAACAAGAAAGTAGCCCTAAGGTATGCTAAGGAGATGAAGTTGGCTTCCGAATCTAGAGAAAAATGCACTTCTCTCTTGAACAGAGTCGAGGAAGTTCTTAATGCTATTATGAATGCTGAATCTACGAAGAAG GTAACTGAAGCTGTTAAAATTGGGGCTCAAGCAGTGAAGCAAAATAGAATAACCGTGGAAGAAGTCGACCTCTGTTTGGAAGAACTTGAGGAGGCCATTGAttcacaaaagcaaattgataaGGCTTTTG AATCAACTCCATCATACACCGATATTGAGGACGAAGATATGGAAGAAGAATTCAAGAAATTAGAGTTTGAAATAGGAACCGAGGACCTTCAACCTCCAGTTCAAGGAGTAGGAGTCGGCAGCACATCAGGATTAACTGGAAATTCAGGGACTGCAGACTCTTTAAGTGATGCTATATCGAATCTTAAGCTTCACGATGCTTCAACCAATGTATCCATAAATGAGAGTTCAGCAGTGGCAATGAGAACCAATGATTTAAAACGTACCACAGTTGAAGCACAATTGCCAGCATAG
- the LOC136217232 gene encoding uncharacterized protein isoform X1, producing MNSSIVSEFIRKEVPDWDDELIARARFKQFSGQRSDWEPKYLFWRDLILKIARQLGVFIVYPSQVKNEWFNRGGLTPLCLDHVLNLMYGEGDILRNVDLVDPTSGRISQLFSKVRNLVVRSSTTLDIMLEDHVILTALLKEKATEATKVLSESHWASSCIVTMRRFQETCGGPKEASLVLSYLSGLGKARYISVNKKEFVEGVKVSLSSAPASTISTLDLDFLHLIWTAEKLQQQIGVVDKRYEISRTSALASLKSGNKKVALRYAKEMKLASESREKCTSLLNRVEEVLNAIMNAESTKKVTEAVKIGAQAVKQNRITVEEVDLCLEELEEAIDSQKQIDKAFESTPSYTDIEDEDMEEEFKKLEFEIGTEDLQPPVQGVGVGSTSGLTGNSGTADSLSDAISNLKLHDASTNVSINESSAVAMRTNDLKRTTVEAQLPA from the exons ATGAATTCAAGTATCGTCAGTGAATTCATAAGAAAGGAAGTCCCTGATTGGGACGACGAATTGATCGCCAGAGCTCGATTCAAGCAATTTAGTGGCCAAAGATCCGATTGGGAACCCAAATACCTCTTCTGGAGGGATTTGATTCTCAAAATTGCACGGCAATTAGGTGTTTTCATTGTTTATCCTTCTCAG GTAAAGAACGAATGGTTTAATAGAGGAGGATTAACTCCTTTATGCCTTGATCATGTACTG AATTTGATGTATGGTGAAGGTGATATTCTACGAAATGTGGATCTTGTGGATCCAACGAGTGGACGAATTTCTCAGCTCTTTAGTAAAGTGAGAAATTTGGTGGTGAGATCAAGCACAACCCTTGACATCATGCTCGAAGATCATGTCATTCTTACTGCTTTGttgaag GAAAAAGCTACTGAAGCAACAAAAGTTTTATCTGAAAGTCATTGGGCATCTTCATGTATAGTTACTATGAGGAGGTTCCAGGAGACTTGTGGAGGACCAAAAGAAGCATCTTTGGTGTTGAGTTACTTGTCTGGACTGGGGAAAGCACGATATATCTCAGTTAATAAGAAGGAATTTGTAGAG GGTGTTAAGGTATCCCTCTCATCAGCACCAGCTTCTACAATCTCAACCTTAGATTTAGATTTTCTGCACTTGATATGGACAGCAGAAAAGCTTCAGCAGCAAATTGGCGTGGTTGACAAGCGCTATGAAAT ATCAAGAACATCAGCATTAGCTTCTCTGAAATCCGGAAACAAGAAAGTAGCCCTAAGGTATGCTAAGGAGATGAAGTTGGCTTCCGAATCTAGAGAAAAATGCACTTCTCTCTTGAACAGAGTCGAGGAAGTTCTTAATGCTATTATGAATGCTGAATCTACGAAGAAG GTAACTGAAGCTGTTAAAATTGGGGCTCAAGCAGTGAAGCAAAATAGAATAACCGTGGAAGAAGTCGACCTCTGTTTGGAAGAACTTGAGGAGGCCATTGAttcacaaaagcaaattgataaGGCTTTTG AATCAACTCCATCATACACCGATATTGAGGACGAAGATATGGAAGAAGAATTCAAGAAATTAGAGTTTGAAATAGGAACCGAGGACCTTCAACCTCCAGTTCAAGGAGTAGGAGTCGGCAGCACATCAGGATTAACTGGAAATTCAGGGACTGCAGACTCTTTAAGTGATGCTATATCGAATCTTAAGCTTCACGATGCTTCAACCAATGTATCCATAAATGAGAGTTCAGCAGTGGCAATGAGAACCAATGATTTAAAACGTACCACAGTTGAAGCACAATTGCCAGCATAG